CCTCAACGACCTTTGGTTTTAACCTGTTCTCGTAAATCCAGCCCGCATCACCGGACCTATTGTCCCCAACGCCTGGATATTTCTTGACGGCATCGTCCCAGCTTATGCTTCCATCTTTAAGTTTCTTTGAAACCTGATAAGCCAAGTCTTTGTCCGCAAAAACTAACTTCGCAAAGTGATAATTAGTCGTCACATCGAAGATTGAATCGTTAGCCTCGTAGAACTTTTTTGCCTGTTCATCGGTAACTTTCTGTCCAGCCTGCCGCGCCACCTGATTAAGAAGCACGCGAGCGTATATATCTTCCGCATATCTTTGCACCTCGCGCTTAACCGAACTAAGCGTATCTATACCGAGCTTTTTAGCCTCAGCTATGAGAAGCTTTTTCCTTATAATCGAATTCAACACCTCAGTTCGCCCAGCAGGTCCCTGAAGAACTCTTTGTTTGGCATCAGCAGAGAGCCGTCTGAATTCCGCCAGAAAGTCTCCGACCGTTATTTTTTCACCGTTAACCTCGGCTATAACCTCATCGAGATTCGGCGTGGTC
This window of the bacterium genome carries:
- a CDS encoding peptidyl-prolyl cis-trans isomerase, encoding MRYFILAAVILSAFGVLFAQGTTTPNLDEVIAEVNGEKITVGDFLAEFRRLSADAKQRVLQGPAGRTEVLNSIIRKKLLIAEAKKLGIDTLSSVKREVQRYAEDIYARVLLNQVARQAGQKVTDEQAKKFYEANDSIFDVTTNYHFAKLVFADKDLAYQVSKKLKDGSISWDDAVKKYPGVGDNRSGDAGWIYENRLKPKVVEALKKLKPGEVSEPIEIGGTYYILKLIEKEPPRHLSFDEVKDRIKSYLSQRAGRMAMDAYQNKLWMQAKISIDNRVLQSVPLESQR